In Natronococcus occultus SP4, the following proteins share a genomic window:
- a CDS encoding DUF418 domain-containing protein: MSDEDGPTDPSDRIVALDALRGFALLGILIINIRIFAMPEATLANPTAYGDFTGSNYWAWFVGHVLAEQKFITLFTILFGGGVVLFTRNAAQRGDPVTQLYTRRFGWLVAIGLAHAYLLWYGDILVAYGLCAFGVVLLRDLPARTLAVAGVGLVAIPSLTEIVSGLTMDPAAIATTWQPPESALRAEIETYRGGWVEQLGHRVPTSLERQSVGFLGYTAWRVAGAMLFGMALFKWGILTNERSSRLYRRLIAVGAVGGLAVILAGVWYIEANDWAPGAALFWRQFNYWGSFLLAGAYLGAVMLYCRWRPAGIETRALAAVGRTAFTNYLLQTVLATLIFYGHGLGLFGQLSRVELLGVVAAIWAIQIFLSVLWLRYFRFGPIEWLWRTLTYRSQQPLRRDGAG, encoded by the coding sequence ATGAGCGACGAGGACGGCCCGACCGATCCGTCGGACCGCATCGTCGCCCTCGACGCGCTCCGCGGGTTCGCGCTGCTTGGCATCCTGATCATCAACATCCGGATCTTCGCGATGCCCGAGGCGACGCTGGCGAACCCGACGGCATACGGCGATTTCACCGGCTCGAACTACTGGGCCTGGTTCGTCGGTCACGTCCTCGCCGAACAGAAGTTCATCACGCTGTTTACGATCCTGTTCGGCGGCGGCGTCGTCCTGTTTACGCGCAACGCCGCACAACGGGGGGACCCGGTCACGCAGCTGTACACCCGACGGTTCGGCTGGCTCGTCGCCATCGGCCTCGCCCACGCGTACCTGCTGTGGTACGGCGACATTCTCGTCGCGTACGGGCTCTGTGCGTTCGGGGTCGTCCTCCTCCGGGACCTGCCCGCGAGGACGCTCGCCGTCGCCGGAGTCGGTCTGGTGGCGATCCCCTCGCTCACAGAGATCGTCTCCGGGCTCACGATGGATCCGGCGGCGATCGCCACCACCTGGCAGCCCCCTGAGTCCGCGCTCCGGGCCGAGATCGAAACGTACCGCGGCGGGTGGGTCGAGCAGCTCGGACACCGGGTCCCGACGTCGCTCGAGCGCCAGAGTGTCGGATTCCTGGGCTACACTGCCTGGCGAGTGGCCGGAGCCATGCTGTTCGGGATGGCGCTGTTCAAGTGGGGGATACTGACCAACGAGCGGTCGTCGCGGCTCTACCGTCGGCTGATCGCGGTCGGCGCAGTCGGCGGGCTCGCCGTGATCCTCGCCGGCGTCTGGTACATCGAGGCCAACGACTGGGCGCCCGGGGCGGCGCTGTTCTGGCGCCAGTTCAACTACTGGGGGAGCTTTCTCCTCGCCGGCGCGTACCTCGGCGCGGTGATGCTGTACTGTCGGTGGCGTCCCGCGGGAATCGAAACCCGGGCGCTTGCGGCCGTCGGGCGGACCGCCTTCACCAACTACCTCCTGCAGACGGTGCTGGCCACGTTGATCTTCTACGGCCACGGGCTCGGGCTGTTCGGACAGCTGAGCCGCGTCGAACTGCTCGGGGTCGTCGCAGCCATCTGGGCGATCCAGATCTTCCTCTCGGTGCTCTGGCTTCGCTATTTCCGGTTCGGGCCGATCGAGTGGCTCTGGCGGACGCTCACCTACCGGTCGCAGCAACCCCTTCGCCGCGACGGGGCTGGGTGA
- a CDS encoding ASCH domain-containing protein — MTELDPGELLPNERMQEQALEGEVTQIHRGHQYAEDGDTFTIEETTFEVTEVTERTLGDLTDEDARAEGMDDLEAYRKLLERAHDDFEWDDDSEVVRHQFEPVE; from the coding sequence ATGACAGAACTCGATCCCGGCGAGCTGTTGCCCAACGAACGGATGCAAGAGCAAGCCCTCGAGGGCGAGGTGACCCAGATCCACCGCGGTCACCAGTACGCCGAGGACGGCGATACGTTCACGATCGAGGAGACGACCTTCGAGGTAACGGAGGTCACCGAGCGGACGCTGGGCGATCTCACCGACGAGGACGCCCGCGCGGAGGGGATGGACGATCTCGAGGCCTACCGGAAGCTGCTCGAACGGGCCCACGACGACTTCGAGTGGGACGACGACAGCGAGGTCGTTCGTCATCAGTTCGAGCCGGTCGAATGA
- a CDS encoding Coenzyme F420 hydrogenase/dehydrogenase, beta subunit C-terminal domain, protein MGTEGEDERSESSEMRAGAAGTEQSEGPDDASRERPDEANADTTNRDGRVFPGVPESADDDEAVIVPETSGAAPRSREGLDHARDGAIETAAGEGCGPDACTCGERTATDADDRSVATDGAGVSNVDETGSLGDLEFTEPAEDVSQNVDDGEPDVRVGVPEDVELDTPTYSIRSEMNDIETPDEKTWFMELDEAVIDEGRCIQCGTCVAACPSDSIGVGDDDLPELVKMCTGCSLCWDFCPRGGLRYERQWVVTGGEDNVKGAGDPITEFSAKVEDDWTDAAQDGGVVTGMLASLLEAGEIDGALIATESEEEAWKAESFLATTEEELIENAGTVYNQTLALGNLDLKQWEHKLPDEKDWDELSLALVGTPCEIEGIRALQDFDWDYQGHDEGIGAVEYTIALMCTKNFNYYSLMGEQLEDQRGISPDEIGKMDVLHGKLMVYDHDGEMILEEDIENFHDAALKGCDECADFTGFCADVTVGSVGSSDEYSSVILRTEQGVRAWEHTEPKLDYHDLEDKSAVGKLQGWDKKKAFESLERPFDPDAPRFIDYTDHAETYGTATNPHDEAH, encoded by the coding sequence ATGGGGACTGAGGGTGAGGACGAACGGAGTGAGTCCTCGGAAATGCGAGCGGGAGCGGCGGGGACCGAACAAAGTGAGGGCCCCGATGACGCGAGCCGCGAGAGGCCCGACGAAGCGAACGCTGACACCACGAACCGCGACGGTCGCGTCTTCCCCGGTGTTCCGGAGTCAGCGGACGACGACGAAGCCGTCATCGTCCCCGAGACAAGCGGCGCCGCGCCGCGCTCCCGAGAGGGGCTCGACCACGCCCGGGACGGCGCGATCGAGACCGCCGCGGGCGAGGGCTGTGGGCCCGACGCCTGTACGTGCGGCGAGAGGACCGCAACCGACGCCGACGATCGGTCCGTCGCGACCGACGGAGCGGGGGTCTCCAACGTCGACGAGACGGGGAGTCTCGGCGATCTCGAGTTCACCGAGCCCGCCGAGGACGTCAGTCAGAACGTCGACGACGGCGAGCCGGACGTCCGCGTCGGCGTCCCCGAGGACGTCGAGCTCGACACCCCGACGTACTCCATTCGCTCGGAGATGAACGACATCGAGACGCCCGACGAGAAGACCTGGTTCATGGAGCTCGACGAGGCGGTCATCGACGAGGGACGGTGCATCCAGTGTGGCACCTGCGTCGCCGCCTGCCCCTCGGACTCGATCGGCGTCGGCGACGACGACCTGCCCGAACTCGTCAAAATGTGTACGGGCTGTTCGCTGTGCTGGGACTTCTGTCCCCGTGGCGGGCTTCGGTACGAACGCCAGTGGGTGGTTACGGGCGGCGAGGACAACGTCAAAGGTGCCGGCGACCCGATCACGGAGTTCTCCGCGAAGGTCGAGGACGACTGGACCGACGCGGCCCAGGACGGCGGCGTCGTTACCGGGATGCTCGCATCGCTGCTTGAGGCCGGCGAGATCGACGGCGCCCTGATCGCGACCGAGAGCGAGGAGGAAGCCTGGAAGGCCGAGAGCTTCCTCGCGACCACCGAGGAGGAACTGATCGAGAACGCCGGTACCGTCTACAACCAGACGCTCGCGCTCGGCAACCTCGACCTGAAACAGTGGGAGCACAAGCTTCCCGACGAGAAGGACTGGGACGAGTTGAGCCTCGCCCTGGTCGGCACGCCCTGCGAGATCGAGGGCATCCGCGCCCTGCAGGACTTCGACTGGGACTACCAGGGCCACGACGAGGGGATCGGCGCCGTCGAGTACACGATCGCGCTGATGTGTACGAAAAACTTTAACTACTACAGCCTCATGGGCGAACAGCTCGAGGACCAGCGGGGGATCTCTCCCGACGAGATCGGCAAGATGGACGTCCTCCACGGGAAGCTGATGGTCTACGACCACGACGGCGAGATGATCTTAGAGGAGGACATCGAGAACTTCCACGACGCCGCACTCAAGGGCTGTGACGAGTGTGCGGACTTCACCGGATTCTGTGCCGACGTCACCGTCGGCTCGGTGGGCTCCTCCGACGAGTACTCGAGTGTCATCCTCCGGACCGAGCAGGGTGTGCGAGCCTGGGAACACACCGAGCCGAAGCTCGACTACCACGACTTAGAGGACAAGTCGGCGGTCGGCAAGCTCCAGGGCTGGGACAAAAAGAAGGCCTTCGAGAGCCTCGAGCGCCCCTTCGACCCCGACGCGCCACGCTTTATCGACTACACGGACCACGCCGAGACCTACGGGACGGCGACGAACCCCCACGACGAGGCTCACTGA
- a CDS encoding DUF7322 domain-containing protein, whose amino-acid sequence MINPLEKLEEDDPSPFEEDDPSPFETDSDDDESEELQEAFSDMSSETLLAFVSALLFAHVGLLATGVGLLLVIFTGQWLFGGAVAVGGIVALTLTGWIYRWYDKTS is encoded by the coding sequence ATGATCAACCCACTCGAGAAACTCGAAGAGGACGATCCGTCGCCGTTCGAAGAGGACGATCCGTCGCCGTTCGAGACCGACTCGGACGACGACGAGAGCGAGGAGCTTCAGGAGGCGTTCAGCGACATGTCATCGGAGACGCTGCTCGCGTTCGTGAGTGCGCTCCTTTTCGCCCACGTCGGGCTGTTGGCGACCGGCGTCGGGCTGTTGCTCGTGATCTTTACCGGACAGTGGCTGTTCGGCGGCGCCGTCGCGGTCGGTGGTATCGTGGCGCTCACGCTGACGGGCTGGATATATCGGTGGTACGACAAAACGAGCTGA
- a CDS encoding nitrite/sulfite reductase, translating to MNTTERYKQQKHPLDVVDDVYEYAADGLTFEEIEDRGGDGEWERLKWAGMYAQKQEGYFMIRTKVPGGHLTPEQAEVIGECATDYAVAPEAYGGTEQNELWGDAYVDITTRQDIQKHWIRVEDVPEMWDRYDEVGLTTIQGCGDSARNVLGCPAAGISDHECFDAQPVVDAVSDFFTENREYANLPRKFKLTITGCAHDCAQSQINDVGLVPAKKELGGQQLYGFHARVGGGLSDGPRMASELDVFVRPEDAVEFCRAIAQTFKELGDRTNRGVCRMRYLVEQLGAETFEEAVRDRCTVDLPDGGQSLTVGYQGDHVGVHDQKQDGLKYVGFNVIAGRMGGDEFAAAARAAREYGTEDASVRLATDQNFLITHVPEEHVEDLLAEPFAREYQPDPGPFARGAVGCTGNEFCNYAIIETKKRTKRWARRLDERIDVPDDIEAIRMHMSGCSASCAQPQIADIGFRGETVKIDDEDGSDIVEGMDFGLGGSLGSDNEFLDWVESAVPAHAVIPALEELFDAYAADREDGERFYEWCRRVDNDRLRTVMQGAEAPVAGGVAHGD from the coding sequence ATGAACACGACCGAGCGGTACAAACAGCAGAAACATCCGCTGGATGTCGTCGACGACGTCTACGAGTACGCCGCAGACGGACTGACGTTCGAGGAAATCGAGGATCGTGGCGGCGACGGCGAGTGGGAGCGTCTGAAGTGGGCCGGAATGTACGCCCAGAAGCAGGAGGGCTACTTCATGATCCGGACCAAGGTCCCGGGTGGCCACCTCACGCCCGAGCAGGCCGAGGTGATCGGCGAGTGTGCCACCGACTACGCCGTCGCGCCCGAGGCGTACGGCGGCACGGAGCAGAACGAGCTCTGGGGCGACGCCTACGTCGACATCACGACCCGCCAGGACATCCAGAAACACTGGATCCGGGTCGAGGACGTTCCCGAGATGTGGGACCGGTACGACGAGGTCGGCTTGACGACGATCCAGGGCTGTGGGGACTCCGCCCGGAACGTCCTGGGCTGTCCGGCCGCGGGGATCAGCGACCACGAGTGTTTCGACGCCCAACCGGTCGTCGACGCCGTCTCGGACTTTTTCACTGAGAACCGCGAGTACGCGAACCTCCCGCGGAAGTTCAAGCTCACGATCACGGGCTGTGCTCACGACTGCGCGCAGTCCCAGATCAACGATGTCGGGCTCGTACCCGCCAAGAAGGAACTGGGCGGCCAGCAGCTCTACGGCTTCCACGCCCGCGTCGGCGGGGGTCTCTCGGACGGTCCACGGATGGCCTCGGAGCTCGACGTCTTCGTTCGCCCCGAGGACGCCGTCGAGTTCTGTCGCGCGATCGCACAGACGTTCAAGGAGCTGGGCGACCGGACGAATCGGGGCGTCTGCCGGATGCGGTATCTCGTCGAACAGCTGGGGGCCGAAACGTTCGAGGAGGCGGTCCGGGACCGCTGTACGGTCGACTTGCCCGATGGCGGCCAGAGCCTCACCGTCGGCTATCAGGGCGACCACGTCGGCGTCCACGACCAGAAACAGGACGGTCTCAAGTACGTCGGCTTCAACGTGATCGCGGGTCGGATGGGCGGCGACGAGTTCGCCGCGGCCGCCCGCGCCGCGCGGGAGTATGGCACCGAGGACGCCTCGGTGCGGCTCGCGACCGACCAGAACTTCCTGATTACCCACGTTCCCGAAGAGCACGTCGAGGACCTGCTGGCCGAGCCGTTCGCCCGGGAGTACCAGCCCGATCCCGGTCCGTTCGCGCGGGGTGCGGTCGGCTGTACGGGTAACGAGTTCTGCAACTACGCGATCATCGAGACGAAAAAGCGGACCAAGCGCTGGGCCCGTCGGCTCGACGAGCGCATCGACGTCCCCGACGATATCGAGGCGATCCGAATGCATATGTCGGGCTGTTCCGCGTCCTGTGCCCAGCCACAGATCGCCGACATCGGATTCCGCGGGGAGACGGTCAAGATCGACGACGAGGACGGGTCCGATATCGTCGAGGGGATGGACTTCGGCCTCGGCGGGTCGCTGGGATCGGACAACGAGTTCCTCGACTGGGTCGAGAGCGCGGTTCCGGCCCACGCCGTGATTCCGGCGCTCGAGGAACTGTTCGACGCCTACGCGGCCGACCGCGAGGACGGCGAGCGGTTCTACGAGTGGTGTCGCCGCGTCGACAACGATCGCCTGCGGACGGTCATGCAGGGTGCCGAGGCGCCGGTTGCCGGAGGTGTTGCCCATGGGGACTGA
- the ftsY gene encoding signal recognition particle-docking protein FtsY has translation MFDNLKEKLGSFRKDAEEAAEESVEDVETAEDAEDLETETDADRDGTEAPSDATSEATEPESTSDVSELEEEPSENGSEPAAADTDVESVETGAPAEIDDADTVAADAGTDGTATADVDAEPDDSGLGFGAKARSLVKGEFMIAEEVLEESLEELEMALLTSDVEMEVAQEIIDNIRNELVNETRSFTSSTEDVVEQALQDAIRDVISVGQFDFDERIAAEDKPAVLLFTGVNGVGKTTTIAKMSRYLEQRGYSTVLANGDTYRAGANQQIQEHADALDRKCISHEQGGDPAAVLYDAVEYAEANDTDIVLADTAGRLHTDEGLMDQLEKIDRVVDPDLTLFVDEAVAGQDAVNRAREFNEAAEIDGAILTKADADSNGGAAISIAHVTGKPILFLGVGQGYDDLERFDPDEMVERLLEDE, from the coding sequence ATGTTCGACAATCTGAAGGAGAAACTCGGAAGCTTCCGCAAGGACGCCGAGGAAGCCGCCGAAGAGAGCGTCGAGGACGTCGAAACGGCCGAAGACGCCGAGGACCTCGAGACGGAGACCGACGCCGACCGGGACGGGACCGAGGCGCCGTCCGACGCAACCAGCGAGGCCACCGAACCGGAGTCGACGAGCGACGTCTCCGAACTCGAGGAGGAGCCATCCGAGAACGGCTCCGAGCCAGCCGCGGCCGACACTGACGTCGAGAGCGTCGAAACGGGTGCCCCTGCCGAGATCGACGACGCCGATACCGTCGCGGCCGACGCGGGCACCGACGGAACGGCGACCGCGGATGTGGACGCCGAGCCGGACGACAGTGGCCTCGGGTTCGGTGCCAAGGCCCGGTCGCTGGTGAAAGGCGAGTTCATGATCGCCGAGGAGGTCCTCGAGGAGTCGCTCGAGGAACTCGAGATGGCGCTGCTCACGAGCGACGTCGAGATGGAGGTCGCCCAGGAGATCATCGACAACATCCGCAACGAACTGGTCAACGAGACCCGATCGTTTACCTCCTCGACCGAGGACGTCGTCGAGCAGGCACTTCAGGACGCGATCCGGGACGTGATCAGTGTCGGACAGTTCGACTTCGACGAACGGATCGCCGCCGAGGACAAACCCGCCGTCTTACTGTTTACGGGGGTCAACGGCGTCGGGAAGACGACGACGATCGCGAAGATGAGTCGCTACCTCGAACAGCGGGGGTACTCGACGGTGCTTGCCAACGGCGACACCTACCGTGCGGGCGCGAACCAGCAGATCCAGGAACACGCCGACGCGCTCGATCGGAAGTGTATCAGTCACGAGCAGGGTGGCGATCCCGCCGCAGTGCTGTACGACGCGGTCGAGTACGCCGAGGCCAACGACACCGACATCGTGTTGGCGGATACGGCCGGGCGGCTCCACACGGACGAGGGGCTGATGGATCAACTCGAGAAGATCGATCGGGTCGTCGATCCGGATCTGACGCTGTTCGTCGACGAGGCCGTCGCGGGCCAGGACGCGGTCAATCGGGCACGCGAGTTCAACGAGGCCGCCGAGATCGACGGCGCGATCCTCACGAAGGCCGACGCCGACTCCAACGGCGGTGCGGCGATCTCGATCGCCCACGTCACCGGAAAGCCGATTCTGTTCCTCGGTGTCGGACAGGGGTACGACGATCTGGAGCGGTTCGACCCCGACGAGATGGTCGAGCGGCTCCTCGAGGACGAGTAA
- a CDS encoding DUF6159 family protein, with product MFGSVIDRVRTGLRVATASFGVLRREYWLLVFPVLYGLAWLIGLVGLVGGLVAALFGVGYGMALVEGFATVSEGEAETILTGVLVAVSVLFMFVATSVATFFSAALVHSVGSLFAGESTSVRDGIAGAWDAKRTILAWGAVGTVVGLVFRALESQEGKLAQLVRGVAGFAWFAMTFFIVPVIVFQEGGVRESTRNSVELFRETWGEVGGTTLGIGLVILPLAALVAGLGIGAPLIALEEPGGVLQYTIVPTLLAIGALLVVHNAATAVAKTALYEYATDGELPPEFDGIDPDQLVKPKRGSRTSMTGPSGREPGQI from the coding sequence ATGTTCGGCTCCGTTATCGACCGTGTTCGAACCGGCCTTCGGGTCGCGACGGCCTCGTTCGGCGTGCTCCGACGCGAGTACTGGCTACTCGTCTTTCCGGTGTTGTACGGACTCGCCTGGCTGATCGGTCTGGTCGGCCTGGTCGGCGGTCTCGTCGCCGCGCTGTTCGGGGTCGGCTACGGAATGGCGCTCGTCGAGGGGTTCGCGACCGTCTCGGAGGGCGAGGCAGAGACGATCCTTACCGGCGTCCTCGTCGCCGTCTCCGTGCTGTTCATGTTCGTCGCGACGTCCGTGGCGACGTTTTTCAGCGCGGCGCTGGTCCACTCGGTCGGCAGCCTCTTCGCGGGCGAATCGACGAGCGTTCGGGACGGGATCGCGGGTGCGTGGGACGCCAAGCGGACGATCCTCGCGTGGGGTGCCGTCGGAACGGTCGTCGGGCTGGTCTTTCGGGCCCTCGAGAGCCAGGAGGGGAAGCTCGCCCAGCTGGTCAGAGGGGTCGCGGGCTTCGCCTGGTTTGCGATGACGTTTTTCATCGTTCCCGTGATCGTCTTCCAGGAGGGTGGGGTCCGGGAGTCGACGCGAAACAGCGTCGAGCTCTTCCGTGAGACGTGGGGCGAGGTCGGCGGAACGACGCTCGGGATCGGGCTCGTGATCCTCCCGCTTGCGGCGCTTGTCGCCGGGCTCGGGATCGGTGCTCCGCTGATCGCCCTCGAGGAGCCTGGCGGGGTGTTGCAGTACACGATCGTTCCGACGCTGCTGGCGATCGGCGCGCTCCTGGTGGTTCACAACGCCGCGACGGCAGTCGCGAAGACGGCGCTGTACGAATACGCGACCGACGGCGAGCTCCCGCCGGAGTTCGACGGCATCGACCCCGACCAGCTCGTCAAGCCAAAACGCGGCTCGCGGACGTCGATGACGGGACCGTCGGGGCGGGAGCCCGGACAGATCTAG
- the pfdA gene encoding prefoldin subunit alpha produces the protein MGQQQLQQLSQELQEIEEQIETLQENVQELQQEKHDVDEAIEALDTLESDATVQVPLGGGAYLRATIEDIDEVIVDLGADYAAEFEEDDAVDALENRKDRLDDQIEDVNEEISELEAESSELEQQAQQLQQQAMQQQMQQMGQGQGPDE, from the coding sequence ATGGGACAACAGCAACTTCAGCAGCTCTCACAGGAACTTCAGGAGATCGAAGAACAGATCGAGACGCTCCAGGAGAACGTCCAGGAGCTCCAGCAGGAGAAACACGACGTCGACGAGGCCATCGAGGCGCTCGACACCCTCGAGAGCGACGCGACCGTGCAGGTTCCCCTCGGCGGCGGCGCCTACCTGCGGGCGACGATCGAGGACATCGACGAAGTGATCGTCGACCTGGGCGCCGACTACGCCGCGGAGTTCGAGGAGGACGACGCCGTCGACGCACTCGAGAACCGCAAGGACCGTCTCGACGACCAGATCGAGGACGTCAACGAGGAGATCTCGGAGCTCGAGGCCGAGAGCAGCGAGCTCGAACAGCAGGCCCAGCAGCTCCAGCAGCAGGCGATGCAACAGCAGATGCAGCAGATGGGACAGGGGCAGGGCCCGGACGAGTAG